One genomic region from Candidatus Tanganyikabacteria bacterium encodes:
- a CDS encoding phosphodiester glycosidase family protein — protein sequence MACALLAVSPARAYEPEYGARSVKDKYEILVGPDLWSRPDIDSRFAIKVLLDGIREVGYLAIVPPKVELRPILSPRVQPLSRIAGAAGAAAAINGGFFNRSDGVPASYLVANGHLLADPRDNAALTGNPALRPHLKEILDRPEWRVWTTPAGRRVAFEPHHIAPAPGWKLVHALQAGPLLLPYLGLHEGAFVRGQDDPIRSKARTGRSAIGLRNDGCTLLLALPMPPSRGLSILELQALLAKVGAIEAMALDGGESSGFVIRPNDPKALWWGHDSHVRTALGLILPAPKVKEKSKKSGH from the coding sequence GTGGCCTGCGCCCTGCTTGCGGTGTCCCCCGCCCGGGCGTACGAGCCCGAGTACGGCGCCCGCAGCGTGAAGGACAAGTACGAGATCCTCGTGGGCCCGGACCTGTGGTCGCGGCCGGACATCGACAGCCGCTTCGCGATCAAGGTCCTCCTCGACGGCATCCGGGAGGTCGGGTACCTGGCGATCGTGCCGCCGAAAGTGGAGTTGCGGCCCATCCTCTCGCCACGCGTGCAGCCGTTGAGCCGGATCGCCGGGGCCGCAGGGGCGGCGGCCGCGATAAACGGCGGGTTCTTCAACCGCTCCGACGGCGTCCCCGCCTCGTACCTGGTGGCCAACGGCCACCTGCTGGCCGATCCGCGAGACAACGCCGCGCTTACCGGCAATCCCGCGCTGCGGCCGCACCTCAAGGAGATCCTCGACCGCCCCGAATGGCGGGTCTGGACCACACCGGCGGGCCGCCGGGTGGCGTTCGAGCCGCATCACATCGCCCCGGCTCCCGGCTGGAAGCTGGTCCACGCCCTGCAGGCCGGTCCACTTCTCCTGCCCTACCTCGGGCTGCACGAGGGGGCGTTCGTCCGCGGCCAGGACGATCCCATCCGGAGCAAGGCGCGGACCGGACGATCGGCGATCGGGCTGCGAAACGACGGCTGCACGCTGCTGCTCGCGCTCCCCATGCCGCCCTCGCGCGGGCTCTCCATCCTGGAGCTCCAGGCCTTGCTGGCCAAGGTGGGTGCGATCGAGGCGATGGCTCTAGACGGCGGCGAGAGCTCCGGCTTCGTGATTCGGCCCAACGACCCGAAGGCGCTCTGGTGGGGCCATGATTCCCATGTCCGCACGGCTCTCGGGCTCATCCTCCCGGCGCCGAAAGTTAAGGAAAAGTCCAAGAAATCCGGGCACTAG